One Kineococcus aurantiacus genomic window carries:
- a CDS encoding substrate-binding domain-containing protein, which yields MPPPPLSTPGRRPTTLRDVAEAAGVSIKTVSNVVNDHPHVRPEMRAKVKAFIAELDYRPNGIGRQLRQGRTGLVALALPDLTSPYYGELAAVLVDAARERGLTVLVEQTDGDPDREREVATGFPVRLVDGLVFAPQSLPVEELQQRRDSTPAVLIGEYGEGSGFDRVTIDSVDLGDTAVQHLLGLGRSVVAFLGDKAEASTRPPVVAQRVEGYRRALRRAKVRFDPTLLRPLPEWTRAHGFDGTMALVAARPDVDAIFAANDLVAFGALHALRRLGLRVPQDVAVLGVDDVDEARFAAPTLTSVALDRARMADLALGLLADRLAGHHGPPRLLTVSGDLVVRESTAG from the coding sequence GTGCCCCCACCCCCGCTGTCGACGCCCGGCCGGCGACCCACGACCCTGCGGGACGTGGCCGAGGCCGCGGGGGTCTCCATCAAGACGGTCTCCAACGTGGTCAACGACCACCCCCACGTGCGCCCCGAGATGCGCGCCAAGGTCAAGGCCTTCATCGCCGAGCTCGACTACCGCCCCAACGGGATCGGCCGCCAGCTGCGCCAGGGGCGGACCGGCCTGGTCGCCCTGGCCCTGCCCGACCTCACCAGCCCCTACTACGGCGAGCTCGCCGCGGTGCTGGTCGACGCCGCCCGCGAGCGCGGCCTCACGGTGCTGGTCGAGCAGACCGACGGCGACCCCGACCGCGAGCGCGAGGTCGCCACGGGTTTCCCCGTCCGCCTCGTCGACGGCCTCGTCTTCGCCCCCCAGAGCCTGCCCGTGGAGGAGCTGCAGCAGCGCCGCGACAGCACCCCGGCCGTCCTCATCGGCGAGTACGGCGAGGGCTCCGGCTTCGACCGCGTCACCATCGACTCCGTCGACCTCGGCGACACCGCCGTCCAGCACCTGCTGGGGCTGGGGCGCTCGGTGGTGGCCTTCCTGGGCGACAAGGCCGAGGCCAGCACCCGCCCGCCGGTGGTCGCCCAGCGGGTCGAGGGCTACCGCCGGGCGCTGCGCCGCGCGAAGGTGAGGTTCGACCCGACGCTGCTGCGCCCCCTGCCGGAGTGGACCCGCGCGCACGGCTTCGACGGGACGATGGCGCTCGTGGCGGCCCGCCCCGACGTCGACGCCATCTTCGCCGCCAACGACCTCGTGGCCTTCGGCGCGCTGCACGCGCTGCGGCGGCTGGGGTTGCGGGTGCCCCAGGACGTCGCCGTCCTCGGGGTGGACGACGTCGACGAGGCCCGCTTCGCGGCGCCCACGCTCACCTCGGTCGCGCTGGACCGGGCCCGGATGGCCGACCTCGCGCTGGGGCTGCTGGCCGACCGGCTCGCCGGCCACCACGGGCCGCCGCGGCTGCTGACCGTCTCCGGCGACCTCGTCGTCCGCGAGAGCACCGCGGGCTGA
- a CDS encoding VOC family protein: MDSRLENVVVDAADPLRLAHWWRQALEWRLGYQDDHEVDVVPPEGEPGLDLVFVPVADPKTGPNRVHLDLDSSSPAEQRETVAYLLDLGARRVDVGQGDAPWVVLADPEGNEFCVLDPRPEYDGTGRLAAVVQLARDPGALAAFYAPLVGMSPARSSARVAALRGDGGPFLEFVASPTPHTVKNRVHLDVRPTRSGAGRRQVLARAVEAGARYAPPVPGASWSTLLDPEGNEFCVLAEPR; encoded by the coding sequence GTGGACTCGCGCCTCGAGAACGTCGTCGTCGACGCCGCGGACCCGCTGCGGCTGGCCCACTGGTGGCGGCAGGCCCTGGAGTGGCGCCTGGGGTACCAGGACGACCACGAGGTCGACGTCGTGCCGCCCGAGGGCGAGCCGGGCCTGGACCTGGTGTTCGTGCCGGTGGCCGACCCCAAGACGGGCCCCAACCGCGTCCACCTGGACCTGGACTCCTCCTCCCCCGCCGAGCAGCGCGAGACGGTCGCGTACCTGCTGGACCTGGGGGCCCGCCGGGTCGACGTCGGGCAGGGCGACGCGCCGTGGGTCGTGCTGGCCGACCCCGAGGGCAACGAGTTCTGCGTGCTGGACCCGCGGCCGGAGTACGACGGCACCGGCCGGCTGGCGGCCGTGGTCCAGCTGGCCCGCGACCCCGGCGCGCTGGCCGCCTTCTACGCGCCGCTGGTGGGCATGTCCCCGGCCCGCAGCTCGGCGCGGGTGGCGGCGCTGCGCGGGGACGGCGGCCCGTTCCTGGAGTTCGTGGCCTCCCCCACCCCGCACACGGTGAAGAACCGGGTGCACCTGGACGTGCGCCCGACGCGCTCGGGCGCCGGGCGGCGGCAGGTCCTGGCCCGGGCGGTCGAGGCCGGCGCGCGGTACGCCCCGCCCGTCCCGGGCGCGAGCTGGTCGACGCTGCTGGACCCCGAGGGCAACGAGTTCTGCGTGCTGGCCGAGCCGCGCTAG
- a CDS encoding acyltransferase family protein has translation MADDAVAERVQAPVEGRGPSVVRARLSWPDAAKAVCILLVVVGHVSYLLLDVAEPRWFVRAGSPPVWNWVDVLLRPVRMPLFFAVSGFFAASALRRPWAATLRARVGQNLYLHALWILLAAGVSAAVGVETYMAPPRAAELPEALLTASYGLWYLYALALYFVLARLTRAWPAAVPVALAAVLAVVSFAGLLPGSGDTHSVVENLVWFLAGARFPAALRALSSRPRPVLLVVLGALLALVLGAVRVVPLPLAADAVLEVPTRAAAVVVGVLLAVVATARLPRLTAPLLRLGRRTLPVYAVHGVLLVVLQRPLADVTEPVFARLPRAVLWGVVLLYPLALTAAFTWLCLAFQTLCRRVGAGFLFALPGRRATRAGAAQ, from the coding sequence GTGGCGGACGACGCTGTGGCGGAACGGGTCCAGGCGCCGGTCGAGGGGCGGGGGCCCTCCGTGGTGCGCGCCCGGCTGTCGTGGCCGGACGCCGCGAAGGCGGTCTGCATCCTGCTCGTCGTCGTGGGGCACGTGTCCTACCTGCTGCTGGACGTGGCGGAGCCGCGCTGGTTCGTCCGGGCCGGCTCGCCGCCGGTGTGGAACTGGGTGGACGTCCTGCTGCGCCCGGTGCGGATGCCGCTGTTCTTCGCGGTCTCGGGCTTCTTCGCCGCCTCGGCGCTGCGCCGGCCGTGGGCGGCGACGCTGCGGGCCCGGGTGGGGCAGAACCTCTACCTGCACGCGCTGTGGATCCTGCTCGCCGCCGGGGTCTCGGCGGCCGTCGGCGTGGAGACCTACATGGCCCCGCCGCGGGCCGCCGAGCTGCCCGAGGCGCTGCTGACGGCCTCCTACGGGCTGTGGTACCTGTACGCCCTCGCCCTCTACTTCGTCCTGGCCCGCCTGACGCGCGCGTGGCCGGCGGCCGTGCCGGTGGCCCTGGCCGCGGTGCTCGCCGTCGTCTCCTTCGCCGGGCTGCTGCCCGGTTCCGGCGACACGCACTCGGTGGTGGAGAACCTCGTCTGGTTCCTGGCCGGCGCCCGCTTCCCGGCGGCGCTGCGGGCGCTGTCGTCCCGGCCGCGCCCGGTCCTGCTCGTCGTCCTCGGCGCGCTGCTGGCGCTCGTGCTGGGCGCCGTGCGGGTGGTCCCGCTGCCGCTGGCCGCCGACGCCGTGCTGGAGGTCCCGACGCGCGCCGCGGCCGTCGTCGTGGGTGTCCTGCTGGCGGTCGTGGCCACCGCGCGCCTGCCGCGGCTGACCGCCCCGCTGCTGCGGCTGGGCCGGCGCACGCTGCCCGTCTACGCCGTCCACGGGGTCCTGCTGGTGGTGCTGCAGCGCCCGCTGGCCGACGTCACCGAGCCGGTGTTCGCGCGGCTGCCCCGCGCCGTCCTGTGGGGCGTGGTGCTGCTCTACCCGCTCGCGCTGACGGCGGCGTTCACCTGGCTGTGCCTGGCGTTCCAGACGCTGTGCCGGCGGGTCGGGGCCGGGTTCCTGTTCGCCCTGCCCGGCCGCCGGGCGACCCGGGCCGGGGCGGCCCAATAG
- the metG gene encoding methionine--tRNA ligase: MTHVLSAVAWPYANGPRHIGHVAGFGVPSDVFSRYMRMAGHDVLMVSGTDEHGTPILVQAEQEGLSPQGLADRYNRVIAEDLQALGLSYDLFTRTTTANHYAVVQEMFRTVHRNGYMVAKKGMGAISPSTGRTLPDRYVEGTCPICGYDGARGDQCDNCGNQLDAIELKNPRSRINGETPVFVETEHFYLDLPALSEALGSWLQTRAATGRWRPNVLNFSQNLLEDLKPRAMTRDIDWGIPVPLPGWEDNPAKRLYVWFDAVIGYLSASVEWARRSGDDDAWRSWWTDPSAESYYFMGKDNITFHSQIWPAELLAYDGRGARGGEPGVFGNLNLPTEVVASEFLTMEGRQFSSSRGVVIYVRDVLARYQPDALRYFISAAGPENNDSDFTWQEFATRATSELVAGWGNLVNRTASLIAKNVGQIPAAGELTDADRTLLGTTRAGFGAVGDLIEHHRQRAGLGEAMRVVGEVNKYLTEQEPWKLKNSDPERMRTVLHVTAQAVSDCRTLLSPYLPHSAQKVHEAFGGTGTVSPLPELREVTDLDDGRPYPVLTGDYRRGESLPAWGSQPVVPGTPVAAPTPIFTKLDVAAVVEEELGRLQS; this comes from the coding sequence ATGACCCACGTCCTCTCCGCGGTGGCCTGGCCCTACGCCAACGGCCCGCGCCACATCGGCCACGTCGCCGGCTTCGGCGTCCCCTCCGACGTGTTCAGCCGGTACATGCGGATGGCGGGTCACGACGTCCTCATGGTCTCCGGCACCGACGAGCACGGCACCCCGATCCTCGTCCAGGCCGAGCAGGAGGGCCTGAGCCCGCAGGGCCTGGCCGACCGGTACAACCGCGTCATCGCCGAGGACCTGCAGGCCCTGGGCCTGTCCTACGACCTGTTCACCCGCACCACCACCGCCAACCACTACGCCGTGGTGCAGGAGATGTTCCGCACCGTGCACCGCAACGGCTACATGGTGGCCAAGAAGGGCATGGGCGCGATCTCGCCGTCCACCGGGCGCACCCTGCCCGACCGCTACGTCGAGGGCACCTGCCCCATCTGCGGCTACGACGGCGCCCGCGGGGACCAGTGCGACAACTGCGGCAACCAGCTCGACGCCATCGAGCTGAAGAACCCGCGCAGCCGCATCAACGGCGAGACGCCCGTCTTCGTGGAGACCGAGCACTTCTACCTCGACCTGCCCGCCCTCTCGGAGGCGCTGGGGTCGTGGCTGCAGACGCGCGCGGCGACGGGCCGCTGGCGGCCCAACGTCCTGAACTTCTCGCAGAACCTGCTGGAGGACCTCAAGCCGCGGGCCATGACCCGCGACATCGACTGGGGCATCCCCGTGCCGCTGCCCGGCTGGGAGGACAACCCCGCCAAGCGGCTGTACGTCTGGTTCGACGCCGTCATCGGGTACCTGTCGGCCTCGGTGGAGTGGGCCCGCCGCTCCGGCGACGACGACGCCTGGCGCTCCTGGTGGACCGACCCGTCCGCGGAGTCGTACTACTTCATGGGCAAGGACAACATCACCTTCCACTCGCAGATCTGGCCGGCCGAGCTGCTGGCCTACGACGGCCGCGGCGCGCGCGGCGGGGAGCCGGGGGTGTTCGGGAACCTCAACCTGCCCACCGAGGTCGTCGCCAGCGAGTTCCTCACCATGGAGGGCAGGCAGTTCTCCTCCAGCCGCGGCGTCGTCATCTACGTGCGCGACGTCCTGGCCCGCTACCAGCCGGACGCGCTGCGGTACTTCATCTCCGCGGCCGGGCCGGAGAACAACGACTCCGACTTCACCTGGCAGGAGTTCGCCACCCGCGCCACCTCCGAGCTCGTCGCCGGCTGGGGCAACCTCGTCAACCGGACGGCCTCGCTCATCGCCAAGAACGTCGGGCAGATCCCGGCCGCGGGTGAGCTGACCGACGCCGACCGCACCCTGCTGGGCACCACCCGCGCCGGGTTCGGCGCGGTGGGCGACCTCATCGAGCACCACCGCCAGCGGGCGGGGCTGGGGGAGGCCATGCGCGTGGTCGGCGAGGTGAACAAGTACCTCACCGAGCAGGAGCCCTGGAAGCTGAAGAACTCCGACCCCGAGCGGATGCGGACCGTCCTGCACGTCACCGCCCAGGCCGTCTCGGACTGCCGCACGCTGCTGTCGCCGTACCTGCCGCACTCGGCGCAGAAGGTGCACGAGGCGTTCGGGGGGACGGGCACGGTCTCGCCGCTGCCGGAGCTGCGCGAGGTCACCGACCTCGACGACGGCCGCCCCTACCCGGTCCTCACGGGCGACTACCGGCGCGGGGAGTCGCTGCCCGCGTGGGGGTCGCAGCCGGTCGTGCCGGGCACGCCGGTGGCCGCGCCGACGCCGATCTTCACCAAGCTCGACGTCGCCGCCGTCGTCGAGGAGGAACTGGGCCGGCTGCAGTCGTGA
- a CDS encoding TatD family hydrolase has translation MSPDRSARPPAPEPLAVPVVDNHTHLDSETPGDVEALLAAATAAGVPRSVQIGCDLAAARWTVGALDRYPQLLGGVALHPNEVPDLVAAGEYEAAFAEIAELARHPRVRVVGETGLDYFRTGPDGVGVQQEAFRAHVQLAKDLGLALQIHDRDAHEDVLAVLREVGAPERTVFHCFSGDAAMARECADAGYYLSFAGTVTFKNAEPLREALRAVPRDRVMVETDAPYLTPTPHRGRPNAGYLVPLTVRSMAATLGADLDELCATLTATTEAVYGPW, from the coding sequence GTGAGCCCGGACCGCTCCGCCCGGCCCCCGGCCCCCGAGCCGCTGGCCGTGCCGGTCGTCGACAACCACACGCACCTGGACTCCGAGACCCCCGGGGACGTGGAGGCGCTGCTGGCCGCGGCCACGGCGGCCGGGGTGCCGCGCAGCGTCCAGATCGGCTGCGACCTGGCGGCCGCGCGCTGGACGGTCGGTGCCTTGGACCGCTACCCGCAGCTGCTGGGCGGGGTCGCGCTGCACCCCAACGAGGTCCCCGACCTCGTGGCGGCGGGGGAGTACGAGGCCGCGTTCGCCGAGATCGCCGAGCTGGCCCGGCACCCGCGCGTGCGGGTCGTCGGGGAGACGGGCCTGGACTACTTCCGCACCGGCCCCGACGGGGTCGGGGTGCAGCAGGAGGCGTTCCGCGCCCACGTGCAGCTGGCCAAGGACCTCGGGCTGGCCCTGCAGATCCACGACCGGGACGCCCACGAGGACGTCCTGGCGGTCCTGCGCGAGGTCGGGGCGCCGGAGCGGACGGTCTTCCACTGCTTCTCCGGCGACGCGGCCATGGCCCGCGAGTGCGCCGACGCGGGCTACTACCTGTCCTTCGCCGGGACGGTGACGTTCAAGAACGCCGAACCGCTGCGCGAGGCGCTGCGGGCCGTCCCGCGGGACCGGGTCATGGTGGAGACCGACGCGCCGTACCTGACGCCGACGCCGCACCGGGGCCGGCCCAACGCCGGGTACCTGGTGCCGCTGACGGTGCGGTCCATGGCGGCCACGCTGGGCGCCGACCTGGACGAGCTGTGCGCCACCCTCACCGCCACGACGGAGGCCGTGTACGGGCCCTGGTGA